A stretch of Panthera tigris isolate Pti1 chromosome E2, P.tigris_Pti1_mat1.1, whole genome shotgun sequence DNA encodes these proteins:
- the NLRP4 gene encoding NACHT, LRR and PYD domains-containing protein 4, with product MASSFFSDFGLMWYLKELKKDEFRKFKEILKQEPLKLGLKIIPWTEVKKATREDLANLLMRHYKEQQAWNVTFSVFNKINRKDLCEKAKKEITGHTKLYQMHVKEKFNNMWLRESIPRIQDHLHPELTQRERECLELFFAPKETGKQTRTVLLKGVQGIGKTTFLIRLMLAWVEGNLYQERFSYVFYLCCREMKQLTETSLAALLSRGWSDSSTPFVEILSQPERLLFLIDSFEELKCSLSEPESDLCSDCMEQVPVQVLLSSLLRKKLLPESSLLITAAPVYPQEVEDRLERPEIRTLLGFSDSDKKIYFCSMFQDRNRAMEAFSFMRENGHLFIMCQIPILCWIVSTCLKQEMEKGKDLALTCRRTTSLYSSFIFNLFTPKGASCPDEQSQGQLKGLCSLAAEGMWTNMFLFSEGDLRRNGLVDSDISTLLDIKALQKCKEEENSYMFLHVSVQEFCAAMFYFLKSHMDHPNPAIGCRKAVLFTYLKKENVHWISLGCFIFGLLNEKEQEKLDTVFGFHLSQEIQQECHQCLQRIGENKHLQKQIDFLALCYCLFEMQNEVFVQWAMDFFQDVHFTITDHMDLRVSAYCLKYCSNLQKLCFSIQNVFQVGNADSSVSSYNILCWHDICSVLTTNEHLRELQMSHSILSESTYATLCHQLRHPSCHLQKLQMNNVTFAGDRWLFFEVLTHSPDLKYLNLSGTTLSRNDVKLLCNALNNPMCNVEELLLANCHLSADDCEAFTCVLNSSKKLKLLNVSYNYLDQGVPLLCEALQRPDCGLEGLILGYCYLTEHSWKYLYNVLLYNKSLTHLDLSANVLKYENLKLLCEALKQPGCHLWSLCLVKCSITADGCRDLASVLTGNQNLRSLQISYNDIEDAGVKLLCQGLAHPSCHLEILGLATCKLTSACCEDLSSALTSSKTLQSLNLQGNALDHTGVAVLCEALRHPACTLQILGLQKTEFDEETQRLLTVAEEENPSLTVIGDW from the exons GACACACAAAGTTGTACCAAATGCACGTGAAGGAGAAATTCAACAACATGTGGCTCAGAGAATCTATCCCCAGGATTCAAGATCACTTACATCCTGAACTCACCCAGAGAGAACGTGAATGCTTGGAACTGTTTTTTGCTCCTAAGGAAACTGGGAAACAGACACGGACGGTGCTCCTCAAAGGAGTACAAGGGATTGGGAAGACAACATTCCTGATCAGGCTAATGTTGGCCTGGGTGGAGGGCAACCTCTACCAGGAGAGattctcctatgttttctacCTCTGCTGCCGGGAAATGAAGCAGTTGACAGAGACCAGTTTGGCTGCACTCCTCTCTAGAGGCTGGTCTGACTCCTCCACTCCTTTTGTGGAGATCCTGTCCCAACCAGAGAGACTCTTGTTTCTCATAGACAGCTTCGAAGAACTGAAATGTAGCCTGAGTGAACCTGAGTCGGATCTGTGCAGCGACTGTATGGAGCAGGTGCCAGTACAGGTGCTCCTGAGCAGCTTGCTGAGGAAGAAATTGCTCCCCGAGTCCTCGCTGCTCATCACTGCTGCACCTGTGTACCCCCAGGAAGTTGAGGATAGGTTGGAGCGCCCAGAAATTAGAACACTCCTGGGATTCAGTGACAGTGATAAGAAGATCTATTTCTGCTCTATGTTTCAAGACCGGAATAGAGCCATGGAAGCCTTCAGTTTCATGAGAGAAAATGGGCATTTGTTTATCATGTGCCAAATCCCCATCCTTTGCTGGATTGTGAGCACTTGTCTGAAGCAGGAAATGGAAAAGGGGAAAGACCTGGCGCTGACCTGCCGACGTACCACCTCTCTTTATAGCTCTTTCATCTTTAACTTGTTCACGCCCAAGGGGGCTAGCTGTCCAGATGAGCAAAGCCAAGGCCAGTTGAAGGGCTTGTGTTCCCTGGCTGCAGAGGGTATGTGGACCAACATGTTTTTGTTCAGTGAAGGGGACCTCAGGAGAAATGGGTTAGTTGATTCTGACATCTCTACGTTGCTGGACATAAAGGCTCTTCAGAAGTGCAAGGAGGAGGAGAACTCCTACATGTTTCTCCATGTGAGCGTCCAGGAGTTCTGTGCTGCCATGTTCTATTTTCTAAAGAGCCACATGGACCATCCTAACCCAGCTATTGGATGTAGAAAGGCTGTGCTATTTACctatttgaagaaagaaaatgtacattgGATTTCTTTGGGGTGTTTCATATTTGgccttttaaatgaaaaggaacaagaaaagctGGATACAGTTTTTGGCTTTCACCTGTCCCAGGAGATACAGCAGGAATGTCACCAGTGCTTGCAGCGCATAGGTGAGAACAAGCATCTTCAGAAACAGATAGATTTCTTGGCATTGTGTTACTGTCTGTTTGAGATGCAGAATGAAGTTTTTGTGCAGTGGGCAATGGACTTCTTCCAAGATGTTCACTTTACCATCACGGACCACATGGACTTGCGGGTTTCTGCCTACTGCTTAAAATACTGTTCCAATTTGCAGAAGCTTTGCTTCTCCATCCAGAATGTCTTTCAAGTGGGAAATGCGGACAGCTCTGT GTCAAGTTACAATATCCTCTGTTGGCATGATATCTGCTCTGTGCTCACTACAAATGAGCACCTCAGAGAACTCCAAATGAGTCACAGTATCCTCAGTGAGTCAACCTATGCAACTTTGTGTCATCAGCTGAGGCATCCCAGCTGTCACCTTCAAAAGCTTCA GATGAATAATGTTACCTTCGCTGGTGACAGGTGGCTTTTCTTTGAGGTGCTCACTCATAGTCCAGATTTGAAATACCTGAACCTCAGTGGTACAACACTCTCGCGCAATGATGTGAAGTTGCTCTGTAATGCCCTGAACAATCCAATGTGCAATGTAGAAGAACTACT GCTGGCAAATTGTCACCTTTCAGCAGATGATTGTGAAGCCTTTACCTGCGTCCTAAACAGCAGCAAGAAGCTGAAGCTTCTTAATGTATCCTACAACTACCTGGACCAAGGGGTACCCCTGCTGTGTGAGGCCTTGCAGCGCCCTGACTGTGGTCTAGAGGGCTTGAT ATTAGGTTACTGTTACCTCACTGAACACTCCTGGAAATACCTCTACAACGTTCTTCTGTATAACAAAAGCTTGACCCATCTAGACCTCAGCGCCAACGTCCTGAAATATGAAAACTTGAAACTTCTCTGTGAGGCCTTGAAGCAGCCAGGCTGCCACCTGTGGTCACTGTG TTTGGTGAAATGTTCCATCACCGCTGATGGCTGTCGAGACCTCGCCTCAGTCCTCACTGGCAATCAGAACTTGAGAAGTCTACAAATCAGCTACAATGACATAGAAGATGCTGGTGTTAAGCTGCTGTGTCAAGGTCTAGCACATCCCAGCTGTCACTTAGAGATTCTTGG GCTGGCTACATGCAAGTTAACAAGTGCCTGCTGTGAGGACCTCTCTAGTGCCCTCACCAGCAGTAAAACCCTGCAGAGTCTGAACCTGCAAGGAAACGCCCTGGACCACACTGGAGTGGCGGTGCTATGTGAAGCCCTGAGACACCCAGCCTGCACCCTGCAGATTCTAGG GCTGCAAAAAACTGAATTTGATGAGGAAACCCAGAGACTTCTGACAGTTGCAGAAGAAGAAAATCCTTCCTTGACAGTTATAGGTGACTGGTGA